The following are encoded in a window of Leptodactylus fuscus isolate aLepFus1 chromosome 9, aLepFus1.hap2, whole genome shotgun sequence genomic DNA:
- the EBNA1BP2 gene encoding putative rRNA-processing protein EBP2: MLHHEEDSVSESDSDFDPTELTDKELQEAFSQGKLKPGLNVVLDEKKKLVNDVNGLKQSLKDLKKDLAWVERLDVTTAPLADPTLQNGSETKAEDVDAEDDFKREMSFYRQGQASVLFALPRLQQLKIFTKRPDDYFAEMAKTDQHMQKVRKKLQAKQISMEKSEKAKQLRALRKYGKKVQVEVLQKRQKEKSNMMNQIKKYQKGLSDKLDFLEGDQPQKSAGVNPKSKKGPNAKRKYKDQKFGFGGRKKGSKMNTKESFNDVSGFRASVAHGRGKAGGKKGGNKKGNKRPGKTVRQKMKNKRR; encoded by the exons ATGTTGCACCATGAAGAGGACAGCGTCTCAGAGTCAGACTCGGACTTCGATCCTACAGAACTGACAGATAAAGAG CTACAAGAAGCCTTTTCCCAGGGGAAGCTGAAACCCGGATTAAATGTGGTGCTGGATGAGAAGAAGAAGCTGGTCAATGATGTG AATGGACTAAAGCAAAGTCTGAAGGATCTGAAGAAGGATCTGGCCTGGGTGGAGCGTCTGGATGTGACAACTGCCCCTCTAGCCGACCCAACGCTGCAGAACGGGAGTGAGACGAAGGCCGAGGATGTGGATGCTGAGGATGATTTCAAAAGGGAGATGTCCTT TTACCGCCAGGGACAGGCCTCCGTGCTCTTCGCTCTGCCGCGTCTTCAACAGCTGAAAATCTTTACAAAACGCCCTGATGATTATTTTGCGGAGATGGCCAAGACTGACCAGCACATGCAGAAG GTCAGAAAGAAACTTCAGGCCAAACAAATCTCAATGGAGAAATCCGAAAAGGCCAAACAGCTGCGAGCCCTGAGGAAGTACGGGAAGAAG GTACAAGTTGAAGTTTTACAGAAGAGACAGAAAGAAAAATCCAACATGATGAACCAGATCAAGAAGTATCAGAAAG GTCTTTCCGATAAGCTGGATTTCCTAGAGGGGGATCAGCCCCAAAAGTCTGCTGGAGTAAACCCCAAATCTAAGAAAGG ACCAAACGCCAAGAGAAAATACAAAGATCAGAAATTTGGATTTGGAGGAAGGAAAAAGGGGTCAAAGATGAACACGAAGGAAAGTTTTAATGATGTGTCAGGTTTCCGAGCAAGTGTGGCACATGGAAGAGGAAAagctggagggaagaagggaggCAACAAGAAAGGGAAT AAGCGGCCGGGTAAGACAGTGCGGCAGAAGATGAAGAACAAAAGAAGATAA